The Armatimonas rosea genome includes a window with the following:
- a CDS encoding prepilin-type N-terminal cleavage/methylation domain-containing protein, with product MRRAFTLIELLVVIAIIAILAAILFPVFAQARAKARQVNCLSNMRQLGIGLSMYAQDYDEMLFFFGHNVDYSRSNPSAPLGALATNRWWNQILPYTTSAPSLLYCPDDPKKTPNSTDNKPRSYVANRAAESLTLAAVDTPAEIIVVTEKNAQFDDSWFEPPKNLYDKPGFGEPVLAMTRHQGGVNAAFFDGHAKWMSRGSLLKDPCGLPWSGVDLMRRYPIPLPNPARTPWHTNCPG from the coding sequence ATGAGACGCGCCTTTACCCTCATCGAGCTTCTAGTCGTCATCGCGATAATCGCCATTCTCGCCGCCATTCTCTTCCCGGTCTTTGCCCAAGCACGTGCAAAAGCGCGGCAGGTTAACTGCCTCTCCAACATGCGCCAGCTTGGAATTGGGCTCTCGATGTACGCCCAAGACTACGATGAGATGCTTTTCTTCTTTGGGCACAATGTCGACTACTCCCGCTCCAACCCGTCGGCCCCTCTCGGTGCACTCGCTACAAATCGCTGGTGGAACCAGATCCTGCCCTACACGACATCGGCACCGAGCCTGCTGTACTGCCCCGACGATCCCAAGAAGACCCCCAACTCCACGGACAACAAGCCCCGCTCGTATGTCGCCAACCGCGCCGCGGAGTCGCTCACGTTAGCAGCAGTCGATACCCCCGCAGAGATTATCGTCGTCACCGAGAAAAACGCACAGTTCGACGACTCCTGGTTCGAGCCTCCCAAAAACCTCTACGACAAGCCGGGCTTTGGCGAGCCGGTACTTGCCATGACACGCCACCAAGGCGGAGTCAATGCCGCCTTCTTTGATGGACACGCCAAGTGGATGAGCCGCGGCTCTCTCCTGAAAGACCCGTGTGGCCTCCCCTGGTCGGGCGTGGATCTGATGCGGCGCTACCCCATCCCGCTACCCAATCCCGCACGCACTCCCTGGCACACGAACTGTCCCGGCTAG
- a CDS encoding prolyl oligopeptidase family serine peptidase, with protein sequence MIPTIIEVPRNPRRVWIKAFVPTVGGWTPPSDLDVLLGLSWLPEGLFVHLVVTDDTQSEQPGTENLWQGDSVELFLGTRVGESHYVQFLIGSYHAKVVEVDHRTQGKGPLQCRVTSQTDGGPPNTYVLRAYLGWAQLGIVPKTGLELAFQAVVNDRDRDGTVRQYGLHPGGSAYNDPKKMIRLRLTQEPDHALELATEADVSRFPQTKLALVGPFGLVGTPFVIRDRSGTLATGRFTKKPHGAVGEVQLSRAWDETITCEFSKRRSPLLLENPADIRAKLLTDAKLSFSSFVFTDSRFPTPEVSERLEAALGGVALTTTFYDTNQKPVTQPTAPGRYGAVTTLKSKSGLTRTFFTTLYKSPGSHDSWQKPNFFAGRIPEELGVLPEVSKLRQGEIAEFLRERFLAHLDDDPKSAVLLAGLAECKPDEPPVARLSPDARDGRWWWGLQQKLGLAPRLRTALQLPAGYDSDKTRRWPLLLFLHGSGESGDNLDLVKVHGPWKHTKEFLIAAPQNPSGDWWRPEQVLTLVEELERTYRLDTTRLYLTGLSLGGFGTWATALLAPRRFAAIAPICGAGDPADAVRLTELPVWAFHGLKDDTVPPRHSQEMIAALQKAGAREARLTLYPDTGHDAWSATYSNAALYTWLLSHRQSSL encoded by the coding sequence ATGATCCCCACGATAATCGAAGTCCCGCGGAATCCACGCCGCGTGTGGATAAAAGCGTTTGTCCCCACCGTGGGCGGCTGGACACCGCCGAGCGACCTCGACGTGCTACTCGGGCTTTCCTGGCTCCCGGAAGGGCTCTTTGTCCACCTTGTCGTTACCGACGATACCCAAAGTGAGCAGCCCGGCACCGAGAATCTCTGGCAAGGCGACTCCGTCGAGCTCTTTCTGGGCACCCGTGTCGGTGAGTCGCACTATGTCCAGTTTCTCATCGGTAGCTACCATGCCAAGGTTGTGGAGGTTGATCATCGCACGCAAGGGAAAGGGCCCCTCCAGTGTAGAGTCACCAGCCAGACCGACGGCGGCCCGCCCAATACCTATGTCTTGCGGGCCTATCTGGGCTGGGCGCAGCTGGGGATCGTTCCCAAGACGGGGCTGGAGCTTGCCTTCCAAGCGGTCGTCAACGATCGGGATAGAGACGGCACCGTGCGCCAGTACGGCCTCCATCCCGGTGGGAGCGCCTACAACGACCCCAAGAAAATGATCCGCCTTCGCCTCACCCAAGAGCCGGATCACGCGCTGGAGCTAGCAACGGAGGCAGACGTCAGCCGCTTCCCCCAGACCAAGCTCGCCCTCGTTGGCCCCTTCGGGCTCGTGGGAACACCGTTCGTCATCAGGGATCGCTCCGGCACACTTGCCACAGGGCGCTTTACCAAGAAGCCCCACGGCGCAGTGGGCGAGGTTCAGCTCAGCCGTGCATGGGACGAGACGATCACGTGTGAGTTTTCAAAACGGCGGAGTCCCTTACTGCTAGAAAACCCCGCCGACATCCGTGCAAAGCTCCTCACCGATGCCAAGCTGAGCTTCTCGTCGTTCGTCTTCACCGACTCCCGCTTCCCCACTCCCGAGGTCTCGGAGCGGCTCGAAGCGGCGCTGGGCGGCGTGGCGCTCACGACGACCTTCTACGACACCAACCAAAAGCCGGTAACACAGCCCACAGCACCAGGGCGCTACGGCGCAGTCACGACGCTCAAGAGCAAGAGCGGGCTGACGCGGACGTTCTTTACGACCCTCTACAAATCGCCGGGGAGCCACGATTCCTGGCAGAAACCCAACTTCTTTGCCGGGCGTATCCCGGAGGAGCTGGGGGTCCTGCCCGAGGTGAGCAAGCTGCGGCAGGGCGAGATCGCTGAGTTTCTGCGGGAGCGCTTTCTCGCCCACCTCGACGATGACCCCAAGAGTGCGGTCTTGCTGGCAGGACTGGCGGAGTGCAAGCCCGACGAGCCCCCTGTCGCCCGCCTCAGCCCCGACGCACGCGATGGCCGCTGGTGGTGGGGCCTCCAGCAGAAACTTGGGCTCGCACCACGCCTTCGCACCGCCCTTCAGCTCCCTGCGGGCTACGACTCGGACAAGACCCGGCGCTGGCCCTTGCTGCTCTTCCTCCACGGCTCTGGTGAGTCGGGGGACAACCTCGACTTGGTCAAGGTGCACGGTCCCTGGAAGCACACCAAGGAGTTTCTGATCGCCGCGCCACAGAACCCTAGCGGCGACTGGTGGCGCCCGGAGCAGGTTCTCACTCTGGTTGAGGAGCTGGAGAGAACCTACCGCTTGGACACGACACGGCTCTATCTCACGGGGCTCTCGCTGGGCGGCTTTGGGACATGGGCCACGGCACTGCTTGCTCCCAGGCGCTTCGCCGCCATCGCACCGATCTGCGGGGCGGGCGACCCGGCGGATGCTGTGCGCCTCACCGAGCTTCCCGTCTGGGCTTTTCACGGCCTCAAAGACGACACAGTACCACCACGGCACTCTCAGGAGATGATCGCGGCCCTACAAAAAGCAGGGGCACGGGAAGCACGCCTTACGCTCTACCCCGACACAGGCCACGATGCTTGGAGCGCTACCTACTCGAACGCTGCACTCTATACCTGGCTTCTTTCCCACAGACAGAGCAGTCTTTAG
- a CDS encoding MFS transporter, whose amino-acid sequence MSEREDIRLRLRHWARWKLGVPREALHSLGWDVLAGACAGIYLGMTIPFFTRIARAELHASDFAIGLMNAAPFVGNLLAPVWARQMEGKAKMPFCQVSWITGRSLLLLMPLAATAWGFVGIIALLLFIGTISSPAYTSLMKDIYPDRARGQLMSYVRIVVQAMTFFSTLITGRLMDRGVGFGPLFAVAGVAGILAAVFFRQVRPLPHIPPPSADPPQPLLSFFLNTLSILKENESYRWFALSVMLYGFGNLMAAPLYQLYQVEQLHIRPTQIANLTNVASISSMLGSLFWGRFIDRHGAAQTVFRGILLIASISAVYFFAHTLSLLYLAAFLSGFGMVGIELSYTASILNYAEHGQAARYQALHSLLLGIRGVLAPLVALPLLRIIHYQGVFAITFVFMLIGAYLQWRATRSGV is encoded by the coding sequence ATGAGTGAACGCGAGGACATAAGGCTACGGCTACGCCACTGGGCCCGCTGGAAGCTCGGGGTTCCACGAGAAGCACTCCACTCCCTGGGCTGGGACGTACTCGCGGGGGCGTGCGCGGGGATCTACCTGGGCATGACCATTCCCTTCTTCACCCGAATCGCCCGCGCCGAGCTTCACGCATCGGACTTTGCGATTGGGCTGATGAACGCCGCGCCATTCGTCGGGAACCTCCTCGCGCCAGTCTGGGCACGGCAGATGGAGGGCAAGGCGAAGATGCCCTTCTGCCAGGTGAGCTGGATCACCGGGCGCTCGCTCTTGCTGCTCATGCCACTGGCGGCCACGGCTTGGGGTTTTGTGGGGATTATCGCGCTCCTGCTCTTTATCGGGACGATCAGCTCCCCCGCGTACACGTCGCTGATGAAGGATATCTACCCCGACCGTGCCCGTGGCCAGCTGATGAGCTATGTACGGATCGTCGTGCAGGCGATGACCTTCTTCTCCACCCTGATCACGGGCCGCCTGATGGACCGTGGGGTTGGCTTTGGCCCTCTCTTTGCCGTCGCAGGCGTGGCGGGCATCCTGGCAGCGGTCTTCTTTCGCCAGGTGCGGCCCCTGCCCCATATTCCCCCGCCGTCCGCCGATCCCCCGCAGCCGCTCCTGAGCTTCTTTCTCAACACCCTCAGCATCCTCAAGGAGAACGAGAGCTACCGCTGGTTCGCCCTCTCGGTGATGCTCTATGGCTTTGGGAACCTCATGGCCGCGCCGCTCTACCAGCTCTACCAGGTGGAGCAGCTCCATATTCGCCCCACCCAGATCGCCAACCTCACCAATGTGGCGTCGATTAGCTCCATGCTGGGCTCGCTGTTCTGGGGGCGCTTTATCGACCGCCACGGCGCCGCCCAGACTGTCTTCCGGGGGATTCTCCTGATCGCGTCGATCTCAGCGGTGTACTTCTTTGCCCACACGCTCTCCCTGCTCTATCTCGCGGCGTTTCTCTCCGGGTTTGGGATGGTTGGGATCGAGCTGAGCTACACGGCAAGCATCCTCAACTACGCCGAGCACGGGCAAGCCGCCCGCTACCAGGCGCTCCACTCGCTTCTCTTGGGGATTCGTGGCGTCCTCGCCCCCCTAGTCGCGCTCCCGCTCCTGCGGATCATCCACTACCAGGGAGTCTTTGCGATCACGTTTGTGTTTATGCTCATCGGGGCCTACTTGCAGTGGCGCGCTACCCGAAGCGGCGTATAA